A section of the Petrimonas sulfuriphila genome encodes:
- the ettA gene encoding energy-dependent translational throttle protein EttA, with the protein MADDKKIIFSMVGVSKTFPPHKQVLKDIYLSFFYGAKIGIIGLNGSGKSTLLKIIAGIEKEYQGEVVSDKSFSVGYLEQDPKLDEDKSVIEIVREGVQPVMDLLAEYEEINLKFGLPEYYEDEEKMNKLFDRQAELQDKLDAVDAWNIDNRLERAMDALRCPPEEQPVRELSGGERRRVALCRLLLQEPDVLLLDEPTNHLDAESIDWLEQHLQQYKGTVICITHDRYFLDHVAGWILELDRGEGIPWKGNYTSWLEQKTKRMEQEEKQVSKRRKTLERELEWINLAPKARQAKGKARLNSYEQLLNQDQKEREEKLEIFIPNGPRLGNKVIEARNVKKAFGDKLLFDNLNFMLPPNGIVGVIGPNGAGKTTLFRLIQGMETPDNGSFEVGETVVTAYVDQAHEAIDPGKTVYQVVSGGLEFVRVGGKEVNSRAYLSRFNFSGADQEKLCGVLSGGERNRLHLALTLKAGANVLLLDEPTNDIDVNTLRALEEGLENFAGCAVVISHDRWFLDRICTHILAFEGNSEVFYFEGSYSEYEENKKMRLGNVEPKRVRYRKL; encoded by the coding sequence ATGGCTGACGATAAAAAAATTATTTTTTCCATGGTGGGGGTAAGTAAAACGTTCCCTCCCCACAAACAGGTGTTGAAGGATATCTACCTCTCCTTCTTCTACGGTGCCAAGATTGGCATCATCGGGCTGAACGGTTCCGGTAAATCTACCCTGCTGAAGATTATTGCTGGGATTGAAAAGGAATACCAGGGCGAAGTAGTCTCCGATAAAAGTTTCTCGGTGGGATACCTGGAGCAGGACCCGAAACTGGATGAAGACAAATCGGTGATCGAAATCGTTCGTGAAGGAGTGCAGCCGGTGATGGACCTGCTGGCGGAATATGAAGAGATCAACCTGAAGTTCGGATTGCCCGAATATTACGAGGATGAGGAAAAGATGAACAAGCTGTTCGACCGCCAGGCAGAATTGCAGGACAAGCTGGATGCCGTCGACGCGTGGAACATCGATAATCGCCTGGAGCGTGCGATGGATGCCCTTCGCTGTCCGCCTGAAGAACAGCCGGTCCGTGAACTTTCAGGAGGTGAACGCCGCCGGGTGGCACTGTGCCGCCTGCTACTGCAGGAACCCGACGTGTTGCTTCTCGACGAGCCGACCAACCACCTCGATGCCGAGTCGATCGACTGGCTGGAGCAGCATTTGCAGCAGTACAAGGGAACGGTGATCTGTATCACGCACGACCGTTACTTCCTCGACCATGTGGCGGGCTGGATTCTCGAACTCGACCGCGGTGAGGGAATCCCCTGGAAAGGGAACTACACCTCGTGGCTGGAGCAGAAAACCAAACGGATGGAACAGGAAGAGAAGCAGGTGAGCAAGCGTCGCAAAACGCTGGAACGGGAGCTGGAATGGATCAACCTGGCGCCCAAGGCGCGCCAGGCCAAAGGAAAAGCACGTCTGAACTCGTACGAGCAACTCCTGAACCAGGATCAGAAAGAGCGTGAGGAGAAACTGGAGATTTTTATTCCCAACGGCCCCCGGTTAGGAAACAAGGTGATTGAAGCTAGAAACGTGAAGAAAGCCTTTGGTGACAAGCTGCTGTTCGACAACCTTAACTTCATGCTTCCACCCAACGGGATCGTTGGCGTTATCGGCCCCAACGGTGCTGGAAAAACCACCCTTTTCCGATTGATACAGGGAATGGAGACCCCGGACAATGGCTCGTTCGAGGTGGGAGAGACCGTTGTTACGGCTTATGTGGATCAGGCTCACGAAGCCATCGATCCCGGTAAGACCGTCTATCAGGTGGTGTCCGGTGGATTGGAGTTTGTACGCGTGGGGGGCAAAGAGGTGAACTCCCGGGCATACCTGTCGCGATTCAATTTCTCGGGAGCGGACCAGGAAAAACTGTGCGGTGTTCTTTCCGGCGGTGAACGAAACCGTCTACACCTGGCATTGACACTCAAAGCCGGGGCAAACGTACTGTTGCTCGACGAGCCGACCAACGATATCGACGTGAATACCCTCCGTGCACTGGAAGAAGGGTTGGAAAACTTTGCCGGATGTGCCGTGGTGATCTCGCACGACCGGTGGTTCCTGGACCGTATCTGTACCCATATCCTTGCGTTTGAAGGAAATTCAGAA
- a CDS encoding TetR/AcrR family transcriptional regulator, with amino-acid sequence MNESREHILKTAFVLFLQKSFKEVTLKEIVEKSGLSKGAFYHYFPSKEKLFREIVETFYFSQMKIDFDSFRKDSFHGFYHDVIRNSVMKFMDLKEFLSDTNDEDDITYFTLVLDAVKLFSGFKEQSEKMHAIELSAWEQVIQSALNRGEITSKMTALQIAKLFIYSSDGMVAHLVMEGKIKEAQNEVLALYDGLYADLKV; translated from the coding sequence ATGAATGAATCTAGGGAACATATCTTAAAAACAGCCTTTGTGCTCTTTCTGCAGAAGAGCTTCAAGGAAGTAACACTCAAGGAGATCGTCGAGAAAAGTGGCCTCTCCAAGGGAGCATTCTATCACTACTTCCCCAGCAAGGAGAAGCTGTTCAGGGAGATTGTGGAGACCTTCTATTTCTCACAGATGAAAATAGATTTCGACAGTTTCCGGAAAGATTCATTTCATGGATTCTATCACGACGTAATCCGTAACAGTGTAATGAAGTTCATGGACCTGAAAGAGTTCCTCAGTGACACCAACGACGAAGACGACATCACCTACTTCACTCTGGTGCTCGATGCCGTCAAGCTTTTTTCCGGATTCAAGGAACAAAGCGAAAAAATGCATGCTATTGAGTTGAGTGCCTGGGAACAGGTTATCCAGTCTGCCTTGAACCGCGGTGAAATAACGAGCAAAATGACCGCCCTGCAAATCGCGAAGCTTTTTATCTACTCTTCCGACGGCATGGTGGCACATCTGGTGATGGAAGGTAAAATTAAAGAGGCGCAAAATGAAGTACTTGCCCTTTACGACGGCTTATATGCCGATTTGAAAGTATAA
- a CDS encoding TolC family protein, with the protein MTTRTAIVTALLCLLIQQMPAQEKVISLSLKQSCRLGIERHADVLNATLQQQKAGYIVQGKESKRYPQLEGYSRFGYNYAIPKLIIPGEIFGQTGLMAVEIGTRFEWTSGFRATQLLYNQSYHTSLQLARSMELVEELNQRQKEEEVIYQISQLYYLCQATHRQIGQLELALQNMEQLRAIAKQQYENGIIRKVDQARISVNLNNLQTEADHLQQLYMQQLGMLRYLTGLPADTKLILTDTLSLSPTPMLPGAADRTRRVELQLLDKKIEMTKLTQKMNRQAYLPTLSGFGEFYYQGQRNTFDFFRGGDDKFYKVGVVGISLHIPLFDGWEKKAKTKQYDLELRQLKNSQEQAAAYYSKEFTDAARLYESSYKAIVRQRENIRVAEETYAVSVQGYRQQLVPLSDLLLSENSLTEARLSYYNALLQLKNAELVLMKAKGTLELLLIDQSPR; encoded by the coding sequence ATGACAACAAGAACAGCCATCGTTACCGCACTGCTCTGCTTGTTGATTCAGCAGATGCCGGCGCAGGAAAAAGTCATATCATTGTCCCTAAAACAATCCTGCCGGCTGGGGATAGAACGGCATGCGGATGTCTTGAATGCTACCCTGCAACAACAGAAAGCCGGTTACATCGTGCAGGGAAAGGAAAGTAAACGATATCCTCAACTGGAGGGTTACAGTCGATTTGGATATAACTATGCGATACCGAAGCTGATCATTCCCGGTGAGATCTTCGGGCAGACAGGGTTGATGGCAGTGGAGATAGGTACCCGTTTCGAGTGGACGAGTGGTTTTAGGGCGACACAGCTGCTGTACAACCAAAGCTACCATACATCGCTACAGTTGGCCCGAAGCATGGAATTGGTGGAAGAGCTGAACCAGCGGCAGAAAGAAGAAGAGGTCATCTATCAGATCTCACAGCTCTATTATCTGTGTCAGGCCACCCACCGGCAGATTGGGCAGCTGGAACTGGCTCTTCAGAATATGGAACAGCTACGCGCAATAGCAAAACAACAGTATGAGAACGGGATCATCCGGAAGGTAGACCAAGCAAGAATTTCGGTCAATCTGAACAACCTGCAGACAGAGGCCGATCATCTGCAGCAGCTTTACATGCAGCAGCTTGGCATGCTGAGATACCTGACAGGCTTACCTGCCGATACGAAACTGATCCTCACCGATACCTTGTCGTTATCGCCCACTCCCATGCTGCCTGGTGCGGCGGATAGGACACGCAGGGTGGAATTGCAGTTACTGGACAAAAAGATCGAAATGACCAAACTGACACAAAAGATGAACCGACAGGCTTATTTGCCCACGCTCTCGGGATTCGGCGAGTTCTATTATCAGGGACAACGCAATACGTTCGACTTTTTCCGGGGGGGTGACGATAAGTTCTACAAGGTCGGTGTGGTAGGCATCAGCCTTCATATACCGCTATTTGACGGTTGGGAGAAAAAGGCGAAGACCAAACAATATGACCTAGAGCTGAGACAACTGAAAAACAGCCAGGAGCAGGCTGCGGCCTATTATTCGAAGGAATTTACCGATGCTGCCCGGCTCTACGAAAGCAGCTACAAAGCCATTGTCCGGCAAAGAGAGAACATCAGGGTGGCTGAGGAGACCTATGCGGTGAGTGTGCAGGGATATCGTCAGCAGCTGGTACCGTTGTCCGACCTGCTCCTGTCGGAAAACAGTCTCACGGAAGCACGTCTCTCCTATTACAACGCGCTGTTGCAGCTGAAAAATGCGGAACTGGTATTAATGAAAGCGAAAGGAACGCTCGAATTATTGCTGATAGATCAATCACCCCGATAA
- a CDS encoding efflux RND transporter periplasmic adaptor subunit, translating into MKTLKSIATVTTMIFALIITAIILVANRKKMNDELAAFQQFNPVVPVEVISPLLQAVSRTYVGNGVLQSGAEVTILSETSGKVLSVHGNIGERVRRGQTLVTVEKEVSESLSRLAKMNLENAEKDLSRYNNLAGGEAVTPQQLEAARLKYQDALTQFTVAKKQLENTTIRATVSGVISKRMIEKGSFLIPSLPLFTLSEQEQLIFLMHIPEQEVMKLHSGQETRISIDAMPGEVFTGIVRGISKTPDLAGRYATEVLLRNTDGRLLAGMSGRGSFRYDSEDEALVIPRKCIYGSIKEGKIFIVSGDTVMQRRVNALPLNENEVIVIAGIRETDRIVVSGQINLEEGSKVSIINAKKTRK; encoded by the coding sequence ATGAAAACACTAAAATCAATCGCAACAGTCACAACAATGATTTTCGCGTTAATCATCACGGCAATCATCCTTGTTGCCAACAGAAAAAAAATGAACGATGAACTGGCCGCCTTCCAACAGTTCAATCCGGTTGTGCCGGTTGAAGTTATCTCCCCCTTGTTGCAGGCGGTATCACGAACATATGTCGGTAATGGTGTGCTACAATCGGGTGCTGAAGTGACCATTCTCTCCGAAACATCGGGAAAGGTTTTGTCTGTCCATGGAAATATTGGCGAACGGGTACGACGGGGCCAGACCCTGGTAACGGTGGAAAAGGAGGTCTCCGAAAGTCTGTCGCGGCTGGCGAAGATGAATCTGGAAAATGCAGAAAAAGACCTGTCACGCTACAACAACCTGGCTGGTGGTGAGGCGGTGACCCCACAGCAACTGGAAGCGGCCAGGCTGAAGTACCAGGATGCATTGACTCAATTTACGGTAGCGAAGAAACAGCTGGAAAACACCACGATCCGGGCGACCGTCAGCGGGGTGATTTCAAAACGGATGATCGAAAAAGGATCCTTCCTGATACCCTCCCTACCGCTGTTTACCCTGTCGGAACAGGAACAGCTGATCTTCCTCATGCATATTCCCGAACAGGAGGTGATGAAGCTTCACTCCGGCCAGGAAACACGTATTTCTATTGACGCTATGCCCGGGGAAGTCTTCACGGGTATCGTGCGGGGCATCAGCAAAACTCCCGACCTGGCGGGACGATATGCAACGGAGGTGTTGCTGCGTAATACCGACGGCAGGCTACTGGCGGGGATGAGTGGCAGGGGCTCATTCAGGTATGACTCAGAGGACGAGGCCCTCGTGATTCCCCGCAAATGTATTTATGGCAGCATCAAGGAAGGAAAAATTTTTATTGTCAGCGGCGATACAGTGATGCAGCGGCGGGTTAACGCCCTACCGTTGAATGAAAACGAGGTCATCGTCATAGCAGGGATCCGAGAAACAGACAGGATTGTTGTTTCCGGACAGATCAACCTGGAAGAGGGCAGTAAGGTGAGCATCATCAACGCCAAAAAAACAAGAAAATGA
- a CDS encoding efflux RND transporter permease subunit, with translation MNLSELSVRRPTLVVVVFAMLTFLGIMSYRSLKYELIPDFSSPVFTVTTVYPGAGPLEVENSVSRQIEEALSGLNNIDVIRSVSLEGASMVIVTLKIDARIDPIVNEAVRRIQAIRGLLPPQAMDPVIRKFSVNELPVMTLSVQANLSPTALYDELNYRISPAFARIEGVAEVNFLGATEREIQVNIDHDKLAAHNLSVLQVVNTIQLSNHDYPVGRISNDHTQTMLRLSSTFMHITDMAALIITRHPDGSLVKLEDLAEIIDTEKDAASLYRVNGKPAVGIEITKQEGANTVAVCNAIKEEIASIEKSYTSSQMQFTVPHDGSQMIIDAADSVSLDLLMAVILVTVIMFFFLHSARNAVIVMVAVPLSIVSTFVGISLFGYSLNLMTLLALSLVIGTLVDDAIVVLENIYRHLEMGKNRMQATVDGIREIGLSVVSITLVLVVVFLPVAMSDSVISPIIAPFAIVITLSVLISLLVAFTVVPLLTSRFSKLASFDGKGWWGTLIRGFEWVLTQLSDAIQSLLQWSLRHQWTTMALATTLFIGSLLLLSGGFIGSEFLNIGDTGECIVRVEYPKNYTLAQNNLMTRKIEEFISRKPEVTAIYSTVGGGSGFMAVQSGDDQSEINIKLVEKTKRDISSNLFVKRLERELNETFTDVKVESAVMNLVGSVDDAPLQVVFQSADTDTLLAFAEKMKRQIAGIPGTSNVRLTVESGHPEVVIRTDKEKMAHLGLTPSVVGSTLYTSFSGNSDHKFRSGDFEYAINVRLDAFNRRSVSDVENLTFISQTGQAVKLRQFATVTEEAGTSKRERYGRISSVVLESQVLGRTVGEVGNDIFRLLEETELPDRVTWLPEGELKYQAEAFGSLGEALLIAIVLAYLIMVALYQSYLHPFVVLFSIPFSIIGALLALALTGQALSLFSLLGIIMLVGLVLKNAILVVDFTNQLRGEGKDIHAALTLAVRLRFRPIAMTALSTVVGMLPIALSHGTGSEWKSGMGWVIIGGMTSSMLLSLIVLPVVYSLAEQVKQFTKRCIKK, from the coding sequence ATGAACCTATCAGAATTATCGGTCAGGCGCCCTACCCTGGTGGTGGTCGTCTTTGCCATGCTCACGTTTCTGGGTATCATGAGCTATCGGTCGCTGAAATATGAGCTGATACCCGATTTCAGTTCTCCTGTCTTCACGGTGACGACGGTTTACCCGGGTGCAGGTCCTCTGGAAGTGGAAAACAGTGTCTCCAGGCAGATCGAAGAAGCGCTCTCCGGCCTGAACAACATCGATGTGATCCGGTCCGTTTCTCTGGAAGGAGCCTCCATGGTCATTGTCACGCTGAAGATTGATGCCAGGATAGATCCTATTGTCAATGAGGCCGTACGCAGAATCCAGGCTATCCGCGGTCTGTTGCCGCCACAGGCAATGGATCCGGTCATCAGGAAGTTCTCGGTAAACGAGTTACCGGTGATGACGTTGAGTGTGCAAGCCAACTTGTCGCCTACGGCATTGTACGATGAGCTGAACTATCGGATCAGTCCGGCTTTTGCCAGGATAGAAGGGGTAGCAGAGGTGAACTTTCTGGGAGCTACGGAGCGGGAGATTCAGGTCAATATTGATCACGACAAGCTGGCTGCCCACAACCTGTCGGTGTTACAGGTGGTCAATACCATACAGTTGTCCAACCACGATTATCCTGTGGGCAGGATCTCCAATGATCACACCCAGACCATGCTGCGCTTATCCTCCACCTTCATGCATATCACCGATATGGCAGCGCTTATCATCACCCGTCATCCCGACGGATCACTGGTGAAGCTGGAGGACCTCGCAGAAATCATCGACACGGAGAAGGATGCCGCTTCGCTTTACCGCGTGAACGGGAAGCCGGCGGTAGGGATTGAGATAACCAAACAGGAGGGGGCCAACACCGTTGCGGTCTGTAATGCGATCAAAGAGGAGATCGCATCCATTGAAAAAAGCTATACTTCGTCGCAGATGCAGTTCACCGTACCTCATGACGGGTCACAGATGATCATTGATGCGGCCGATTCGGTGAGTCTCGATTTGTTGATGGCAGTGATCCTGGTGACGGTAATCATGTTTTTCTTCCTGCATAGTGCCCGCAATGCGGTGATTGTGATGGTGGCCGTACCTCTCTCCATTGTCTCCACTTTTGTGGGGATCAGCCTTTTCGGCTATTCCCTCAACCTGATGACACTGCTGGCACTCTCGCTGGTGATCGGGACGCTGGTAGACGATGCCATCGTGGTGCTTGAGAACATTTACCGACACCTGGAGATGGGCAAAAACCGGATGCAGGCAACGGTGGACGGTATACGCGAAATAGGCCTGAGTGTAGTCTCCATCACCCTGGTACTGGTTGTCGTCTTCCTCCCGGTCGCAATGTCCGACAGCGTTATCTCACCCATCATCGCCCCTTTTGCCATCGTGATCACCCTGTCGGTCCTGATCAGTCTGCTGGTGGCATTTACTGTTGTACCCCTGCTGACCTCCCGTTTTTCGAAACTTGCATCCTTCGACGGGAAAGGATGGTGGGGTACCCTGATCCGTGGTTTCGAATGGGTGCTCACACAATTGTCCGACGCTATTCAATCGCTGTTGCAATGGTCGTTACGGCATCAATGGACAACCATGGCTCTGGCAACCACCCTGTTCATCGGATCCCTCCTGTTGTTGTCAGGAGGGTTTATCGGCAGTGAATTCCTGAACATAGGCGATACGGGTGAATGTATCGTCAGGGTGGAGTATCCGAAAAACTACACCCTCGCACAGAACAACCTGATGACAAGAAAAATAGAAGAATTTATCAGCCGTAAGCCGGAGGTAACCGCCATCTATTCTACCGTTGGAGGTGGGTCGGGATTTATGGCGGTCCAGAGCGGCGATGATCAGTCGGAGATCAATATCAAGCTGGTAGAGAAAACAAAGAGAGATATCTCCTCCAATTTATTTGTAAAAAGGCTCGAACGAGAACTGAATGAGACTTTCACCGACGTGAAGGTAGAATCGGCAGTGATGAACCTCGTAGGCAGCGTAGACGATGCACCGCTGCAGGTGGTCTTTCAGTCGGCTGACACCGATACGCTGCTGGCTTTTGCTGAAAAGATGAAAAGACAGATAGCGGGGATCCCCGGCACGAGCAATGTCAGGCTGACGGTAGAGAGCGGTCATCCCGAAGTGGTGATCAGGACGGACAAGGAGAAAATGGCGCATCTCGGACTCACCCCCTCCGTGGTAGGTTCCACACTTTATACCTCTTTCAGCGGCAACAGTGATCATAAGTTCAGGAGCGGTGATTTCGAATATGCTATCAATGTGCGTCTGGATGCCTTCAACCGCCGGTCAGTGAGCGATGTGGAAAACCTGACTTTTATCAGTCAAACCGGTCAGGCAGTCAAACTGCGGCAGTTTGCCACGGTCACGGAAGAAGCGGGGACATCGAAAAGAGAACGCTATGGACGTATATCCTCCGTCGTACTCGAATCGCAGGTGCTGGGCCGGACGGTAGGTGAAGTGGGCAATGACATTTTCCGTCTTCTCGAGGAAACGGAACTACCCGACAGGGTCACCTGGCTCCCCGAGGGTGAACTCAAATACCAGGCAGAGGCGTTTGGCTCACTGGGTGAGGCGTTACTGATAGCGATCGTGCTGGCATACCTGATCATGGTTGCCCTGTATCAGAGCTATCTGCATCCTTTTGTCGTGTTGTTTTCCATACCGTTCTCCATCATCGGCGCCCTGCTGGCGCTGGCGTTGACGGGACAGGCACTCAGCCTGTTCAGCCTGCTGGGTATCATCATGCTGGTAGGGCTGGTATTGAAGAATGCCATCTTGGTGGTGGATTTCACCAACCAGCTGCGCGGTGAGGGAAAGGATATCCATGCAGCCTTGACGCTGGCTGTCAGGCTCCGGTTCCGTCCGATCGCCATGACAGCCCTTTCCACTGTGGTGGGGATGTTGCCCATCGCCCTGTCGCATGGCACGGGCAGCGAGTGGAAAAGCGGCATGGGATGGGTCATCATCGGTGGCATGACCAGCTCGATGCTGCTCTCGTTGATCGTGCTACCCGTCGTATACAGCCTGGCGGAACAGGTAAAACAATTTACGAAGAGATGCATAAAAAAATAA
- a CDS encoding LysR family transcriptional regulator, which translates to MERMDYRDTVFISVVENLSFSKAADELNISQPAVTRHIKELEERYHTNLFERKGNKIYLTRAGEKVYHTFKLIDRQYRELDFEVGELQNTVAGEFRIGASSTIAQYVIPKVIASFHKRYPTIKIHLMNGNSFEMEKQLMENSVDIALVENTSSQSDIRYKKFLDDELIVVTGSGSVYAKRETITQDELSRLPMVLREQGSGTLEVIKEAFSRHGIDSEHFHTPIHLGSTESIKNFLLDFDGVAIVSEKAVSGELQLKTLVKLKVSGFSIPRQFRIAYKLGHKSRQVELFENFLLNYNI; encoded by the coding sequence ATGGAACGAATGGATTACAGGGACACCGTTTTTATTTCAGTGGTAGAAAACCTCAGTTTCTCGAAAGCAGCCGATGAGCTAAACATCAGTCAGCCTGCGGTAACAAGGCACATCAAAGAGTTGGAAGAGAGGTATCACACCAACCTTTTCGAACGTAAAGGCAACAAGATTTACCTGACGCGGGCAGGAGAGAAAGTATACCACACGTTTAAGCTGATCGACCGGCAGTACCGTGAGCTCGATTTTGAGGTAGGGGAACTGCAAAACACCGTTGCCGGCGAGTTCAGAATAGGTGCGAGCTCGACCATCGCACAATATGTGATACCCAAAGTGATCGCATCGTTTCATAAGCGGTATCCAACGATTAAAATCCATTTAATGAACGGAAATTCGTTTGAAATGGAGAAACAGTTGATGGAGAACAGCGTGGACATAGCGCTTGTAGAAAACACCTCATCCCAATCGGATATCCGGTATAAAAAGTTTCTCGACGATGAACTGATCGTGGTCACCGGCTCCGGAAGTGTTTATGCTAAACGGGAAACCATCACCCAAGACGAGCTGTCGCGACTCCCGATGGTGTTAAGGGAACAGGGTTCCGGCACACTGGAAGTCATAAAAGAGGCCTTTTCCCGGCACGGGATAGATAGTGAACACTTCCATACACCCATCCACCTGGGCAGCACGGAATCCATAAAAAATTTCCTGCTCGATTTCGATGGCGTGGCTATTGTATCGGAAAAAGCGGTCTCCGGCGAACTGCAACTGAAAACCCTTGTAAAATTAAAGGTTTCCGGATTTTCCATTCCTCGCCAATTCCGCATAGCCTACAAGCTGGGACATAAAAGCCGCCAGGTTGAACTGTTTGAAAATTTCCTCCTTAATTATAACATATAG
- a CDS encoding putative sulfate exporter family transporter yields the protein MNNKSWLYWVVICFCFLPFVSPAVALCIGIVFSFLGIRHDSIHRYTSRVLQVSIVLLGFGMGLEEVITASKSGFVQTLISVSLVMTGGIVLGRLLRVEKNTTLLIAAGTAICGGSAIAAVAPIIKSENYQNSFALIVVFVLNAVALLLFPLIGQRLGLSQEVFGNWAAIAIHDTSSVVGAGAIYGEKALQVATTVKLIRALWIIPLSIVLAFFSKNGDKRSIKFPWFILLFAAAIFFANIFPAFESSYAHFSWLGRRAMVVALFLIGSNITLHQIKQSGTRCFLLGVTLWVVTAAFSLFLLTR from the coding sequence ATGAATAATAAAAGTTGGCTTTATTGGGTGGTTATCTGTTTTTGTTTTCTACCTTTTGTTTCACCGGCGGTTGCACTCTGCATAGGCATTGTTTTTTCTTTTTTGGGAATCAGGCACGATTCCATTCACCGGTATACCTCAAGGGTTCTACAGGTATCGATTGTTCTCCTGGGCTTCGGGATGGGACTGGAAGAAGTGATCACTGCGTCAAAAAGTGGCTTCGTACAGACGCTCATCTCAGTATCCCTGGTGATGACCGGCGGGATTGTCCTTGGCAGGCTCTTGAGGGTTGAAAAAAACACAACACTGCTGATTGCCGCGGGGACGGCAATTTGCGGAGGAAGTGCCATTGCGGCTGTGGCACCCATCATCAAAAGTGAGAATTATCAAAATTCGTTTGCCCTGATCGTGGTGTTTGTTCTGAACGCCGTAGCCCTGCTGCTCTTTCCCCTTATCGGGCAACGGCTCGGGTTGAGCCAGGAAGTTTTTGGCAACTGGGCAGCCATCGCCATACACGATACCAGCTCGGTAGTGGGAGCAGGAGCCATCTACGGAGAGAAGGCACTGCAGGTGGCCACTACGGTGAAACTGATACGTGCCTTATGGATTATCCCGCTCTCCATCGTGCTGGCTTTTTTCAGCAAAAACGGCGACAAGCGTTCAATCAAATTCCCCTGGTTTATCCTGCTCTTTGCGGCAGCCATATTCTTTGCTAACATTTTTCCTGCTTTTGAGTCCAGCTATGCCCATTTCAGCTGGCTGGGAAGAAGGGCAATGGTTGTCGCACTGTTTCTCATCGGTTCCAACATCACCCTCCATCAAATCAAACAGTCGGGAACCCGGTGTTTTCTGTTGGGCGTTACATTATGGGTGGTAACGGCAGCCTTCTCACTTTTTCTGTTAACGCGGTAA
- the gap gene encoding type I glyceraldehyde-3-phosphate dehydrogenase produces the protein MIKVGINGFGRIGRLVFRAAQTRDDIQVVGINDLLDVNYIAYMLKYDTIHGQFTGTIDVKDGHLVVNGKTIRVTAEKNPADLKWGEVGADYVVESTGLFLSKDKAQGHIDAGAKYVVMSAPSKDDTRMYVCGVNENTYTKGEQFVSNASCTTNCLAPITKVLNDKFGVLEGLMTTVHSTTATQKTVDGPSAKDWRGGRAASGNIIPSSTGAAKAVGKVIPELNGKLTGMSMRVPTLNVSVVDLTVRLAKETSYAEICAAMKEASEGELKGILGYTSDDVVSSDFIGDARTSIFDEKAGIQLSPTFVKVISWYDNEWGYSNKVLDLVAHMAKVNG, from the coding sequence ATGATTAAAGTAGGTATCAACGGATTCGGACGTATCGGACGTTTGGTTTTCCGGGCAGCTCAAACAAGAGATGACATTCAGGTGGTAGGAATCAACGATTTGCTTGATGTAAATTACATCGCATATATGTTGAAATACGATACTATTCACGGCCAGTTCACCGGAACGATTGATGTGAAAGACGGCCATTTGGTGGTAAACGGAAAAACCATCCGCGTAACAGCTGAAAAAAACCCGGCTGATTTGAAATGGGGAGAAGTTGGTGCGGATTACGTTGTTGAATCTACCGGTTTATTCCTTTCTAAAGACAAAGCTCAGGGCCATATTGATGCAGGTGCAAAATATGTGGTTATGTCGGCTCCTTCTAAAGACGACACACGCATGTATGTATGTGGCGTTAACGAAAACACCTACACCAAAGGTGAGCAGTTTGTGTCAAACGCTTCATGTACGACCAACTGTCTGGCTCCTATCACTAAAGTACTGAACGACAAATTCGGCGTTCTCGAAGGTTTGATGACTACCGTTCACTCTACAACAGCCACTCAAAAGACTGTTGACGGCCCATCCGCTAAAGACTGGAGAGGCGGCCGCGCAGCATCGGGCAATATCATCCCATCTTCCACAGGAGCAGCCAAAGCAGTAGGAAAAGTTATTCCCGAACTGAACGGAAAACTGACCGGTATGAGCATGCGCGTTCCTACCCTGAACGTTTCTGTAGTTGACCTGACTGTACGTCTGGCAAAAGAAACATCTTACGCAGAAATCTGCGCTGCTATGAAAGAAGCTTCAGAAGGTGAATTAAAAGGCATCCTCGGTTACACTAGTGACGACGTGGTTTCTTCCGATTTTATCGGTGATGCACGCACGTCAATCTTTGACGAAAAAGCAGGTATCCAACTAAGCCCGACTTTCGTTAAAGTAATCAGCTGGTATGACAACGAGTGGGGTTACTCAAACAAAGTACTCGACCTGGTTGCACATATGGCAAAAGTAAACGGATAA
- a CDS encoding 4Fe-4S binding protein, translating into MAYVINEDCIACGTCIDECPVEAISEGDIYVIDPDVCTDCGTCAEVCPTEAIHPA; encoded by the coding sequence ATGGCTTACGTAATTAATGAAGATTGTATTGCTTGTGGAACCTGTATAGATGAATGCCCGGTTGAGGCAATCTCTGAAGGTGATATCTACGTGATTGATCCCGATGTTTGTACCGATTGCGGTACTTGTGCAGAAGTTTGCCCTACAGAAGCAATTCATCCGGCTTAA